TAGACGAGTGGGAGCCGACAAACTGGGAGCGGTTCTGGTATCTGGTAAGCGGGGGGGACCACCACGTAAACAGCTTTGCGTTCGGGCCGTCGGAGCTCCCGGAGCGGTTCATGCTCTACCTCGACTTCCTTTTCCAGAACTTCCACTGGGGGGTGGTGCTCGTCGCGCTGGTCGGGGCGTCGTCGGCGGTCGCCCGCCGCCGGAGCCGGGCGGTCGGGGTGATGATCGCCGTGCTCTGGCTCGGGTGGATGTTTCACGCCATCGAGTACAACATCTTTGACTTCAACCTCTACTTTATAACCTCGTACCTGATGGTCGCGCTGGCCTTCGCCTTCGGTGTGGCGGAGCTTCTCGGGGCGGCGAGCGGGTTTGTTCGCGGGCGTTCTCGAACGTTCGGCATCGCGACCGCCGGGCTTCTGGCGGTCGGGTTCGTGGTGCTTGCCGGGGCGAAGATGCCCGGGGCCTACGCCGCAAACGATATGTCCGGGGACTACCGGGGGCGGGCGGTTATAGACGCGGTCGCCGGGGGGGCGGCCCCGAACTCAACGGTGCTGCATCACAGAAGCAGCCTCTGGTACATGGTGCTGGTCGAGAAACGCCGCACCGACCTCACGCTCATCGCCCCGCTGCCGCCGGATCGCCAGCGTTACACCGATATAGTCTGGCCGGACGACCTCGACTACGTAACCACCAACCTCCGCTACGGCACAAACGACGAGACCGGGGTCACGAGCGCGAAGATAGCCGCCCGGGAAGGCCCGGTCTATATCCTCAACGAAGCGGGGGCCGGGGCGCAGAACTACTACGACGCGGGCTTTGAGGTAGTACACGTCCGGGACGACGTACTCTACGAGCTCGTGCCGCCCGGCTACGGAAGCTACACCCTCGGAGAGCGCACCGCCACCGAGGACTAGCCCCCGGCCCGTCGGGGGTCACCCCGGCGTGGTCACGAGCTTGCCGTGCGTCCCGCGAGAGCCGAGCCGGACAAGCGCCTCCGGAACCTCGGCGAACGGTACAACGGAGTGTACGAGCGGGTCTATCTCTCCGGCTCCGTAGAGGCGCATGAGTTCCCTGTGGGTCTCGTGGACGAGGTGCGGGGCTCTGGTGCGGTAGAGGCCCCAGTGGACCCCGACGACGGAGTAGTTCTTGACGAGGGCGTGGTTTGTCGGGGCCTCGGCGATACGCCCCCCGGCGAAGCCTATAACAAGGAGGCGGCCCTCGAAGCCGATCATCCTTCTTGAAGCATCGAACACGTCGCCCCCGACGGGGTCGAAGATAACGTCCGCCCCGCGCCCGCCCGTCGCCGCCTTGACCGAGAGGACTATCTCCTTCAGGTCGGCCGCCCGGTAGTCAAAGACCCTGTCCGCCCCGAGCGTCCGGCAGACCTCGACCTTCTCCGGGCCGCCCGCCGTCGCAAAGACCGTCGCCCCGGCGGCCTTTGCGAGCTGTATCGCCGCCGAACCGACCCCGCCGGCCCCGGCGTTTACCACGACCGTCTCGCCCGCCCGGAGCCTCCCCCGGCGGTGGAGGGCGAAGTGGGCGGTCTGGTAGATGATGTGCATGGCGGCGGCCTTCTCGGCGGGGAGGGAGTCCGGGATGTCGAAGAGATCGTTCTCGCCAGCGACGACCTTCTGAGCGAAGCCGCCCGTCGGCGAGGGGGTGGTGATAACGCGGCGGTCCGTCCCGGCGACCGTTCCGGCGACCTCGCCGCCCGGCGAGAACGGGAGCTCCGGGCGTTCCTGATACTCCCCCCGGCAGAGCAGGATGTCAAAGAAGTTAAGGGACGCCGCCTCGACCTCCACAAGGACTTCGCCCTCCTTCGGGGTCGGGTCCTCGACCTCTTCCAGCTTCAGGACGTTTTCGGGTTCTCCGAGTTCGTGTACTCGTAGGGCCTTCATGTATCCCCCGTTTCCTCCAGGTGAACTTCGCGTATAAGCGGTACGTTAACATCTATGCGGCTCCGATCCCCCGCCTCCCGCGATCTCCTGGGCGCTCTTTCGGGGGTGCTCTTTCGGGGGTTTCCGGTCGGTGCGGCCTCCTGCCGGGTCGCGGCGGGCTTCGGGGGGAGGCCCGTCGGGTAAGGTTAAGGCGCGGCTCCGGGCTGGCTGGTAAGCTCATCTCAGACCAGAAAGCGCCGGTTTCAGAGGTTCTATCTACGGAGGGAAACTATGCTGAAGGTAAGAGATTCCATGACGAGGGAGGTCGCGACGCTCGCGCCGGAGGCGAGCGTCGCCCAGGCGTGGCAGCTTCTGCGCGAACGCGAGGTCCGGCACATCCCGATAGTCGAGGGCGGCAGGCTCGTGGGTCTTGTCTCCGACCGCGACCTGCGCGACGCAAGCCCGGTCAGGAAGTCCGACGACGGCGGCGAGGACGAAAACGTCTTCGGCTGGGCCAGCATGCGCGACATAATGACCACGAAGCCCGTAACCATAAGCCCCTTCGACACGATAGAACACGCGGCGCGTGAGATCTACGACCGCAGGATAGGCTGCCTGCCCGTCGTGGAGGGCGGCGACCTCGCCGGGATAATCACCTCCTCGGACATGATGCGGACGCTCATCGAGCTCTTCGGGGCCGGGAAACCGGGGGTCTGGCTCGAGGTCGAGGTTTCGGACGAGCCGGGGGCGCTCGCCGGGATAGTGGACGCCATAAGCGACCGCCACGTGAACCTCGCGAGCGTCTTTGTCGCTCCGGGCCACCGCGTCTCGGACAAGGTTATCGCCCTGCGCCTCGAAACCACGAACCCGAAGGGCATAGTCGGCGCTCTGGAGGACGCCGGGTACGCGGTCGAGACGGTCGAGTCCACGGCGGAGGTCAACACCAGCCACGAGGAGATCTAGGCCGTACAAGCCCGTGAAGGGGGCCGGAGGCTGTTTTTCTCCGGCCCCCTTCCGAGCCCTTCCGGGATAACGGCCGGGTCCGGCGGGCTATCTGCCCCCGACGCCCGGTTTCGTCTCGCCGTTTTCATCGAGGTAGTCGCTCCAGGTGCGCTTCGGGGCGTAGCCGAGAAGGTCCATCGCCTTTCTGCAGGTTATGCCGGAGGCGTCTCTACGCTCCAGGTCGCGGATCTCGATGTCCTCTTCCGGGTAGTACTTCTCGACCATCTCGCGGAGGTCGCGGTTGCCGACGTTGTCGGGCGAGGCGATGTAGAAGACCTCGTGGCCGGGTAAGTCGGACTCGGCGGCGAGGACCAGCGCGTCCGCGAGATCGTAGACATCAATGTAGCTCCAGAAGTTCGGGCTCAGCACGCTCGCGTCCCTGACCTGCGGGCCGAGGTTGCGCTCGTAGTTGCCCTCGTGCTGCACCCAGCAGGGGCGGATGGAGATCGCCCGGATGTCCGAACGCCTCACGCCTGCGTCCATGAGCTGCTCCGAGAAGTGCTTGGCGGTTGCGTAGGGGTCCTGCGGCCGGATGGGATGCTCTTCGTCAACCGGCAGGTAGTCCGGGTAGAACGGACGCTCCGGAAAGAAAAAGCCCGGCACGGTCTCGCTCGATACGTTGACGAAGCGCGGGACCCTGAAGCGGATAGCGGCTTCCAGCATGTTGAAGACACCCATAAGGTTGTTCTGGAAGACAACGTGCGGCGGGTGCGCGGTCGGCTCCGGGATGGCCCCGGCGTGGATAACGGCGTCCACCCCCCGGGCAAGGGCGAAGGTCGAGCCCGCGTCCGTGAGGTCGGCCTGGATGTACTCGTCGGGGTCGCCCTCAACCTCGCGCTCGAAGGTCGGCGGGGCCACATCCGCCGCCCGCACCTCGTGGCCCTTGGCGAGCAGCGCGGCAACCGTCGCCCGCCCGACTTTGCCTCTAGAACCCGTTACAAGAACTTTCATGCTCCACTTCCTTTCGTTTTCGGGGGGTGTTCATAGGTCTGTGAAGGTCAAGCATTCCCGCTAGCGTTCCGGTCCACACCCCCGCGCCCCCGAGGAGTACAATCCGGCAGTTGCACGGACAAGTTCGCGACGTATCTACCAGAAAGAACGGTGTTGCGGTGGCTGTCGGGCAGAAGAGCGGCGGGGTGACGGGCTGGCTTCTCGCCAGGAAAGTTCAGGAGGTCGGCGGGCCGGAGTCCAGCCGGAGCGAGGAAGAGGCCAAACCCTGGTGGCAGATCGTCTGCCTCACCGGCGTCGACTACTTCTCGACGCTCGGCTACATCCCCGGCATCGCGCTCTTTGCGGCGGGCGCGCTCTCCCCGATAGCCACCCTTCTTATAGTCCTGCTGACGCTTTTCGGGATGCTTCCGATGTACCGCCGGGTCGCCACCGAAAGCCCGAACGGTCAGGGTTCCATAGCGATGCTGGAGCGGCTCCTGTCGTTCTGGAAGGGGAAGGTCTTTGTTCTTGTCCTGCTCGGCTTCGTGGCGACGGCCTGGCTTGTCACCATCACCCTCTCCGCCGCCGACGCGACCGCGCACGTTGTCGAGAACCCGTTTGTCCCGGAGTTTGTCCGGGGCCAGCGGGTCCTTATAACCCTTGTTCTTCTGGCCCTGCTCGGGGGGATCTTCCTTAAAGGCTTTCGCGAGGCTATCGGGGTGGCCGTTCCGGTCGTGGCGGTCTTTCTCACGGTCAACCTTATCGCCGTGTCCGTCGGCTTCTACGAGATATTCACGACCCCCGGCTCGCTCCTGAGCTGGCGCGACGCGCTCTTTGCCGAGGCCCCGAACCCGCTTCTGATGTTCGCCGCGGCGATGCTCGTCTTTCCGCAGCTCGCGCTCGGGCTCTCGGGTTTTGAGACCGGGGTCTCGATGATGCCGCTTGTCCGGGGTGATCCGGGCGACAGACCGGATCATCCGACCGGGAGGATTCGCAACACCGGTAAGATGCTGATGGTCGCCGCCCTTATAATGAGCTTCTTTCTGCTCACGACAAGCTTCGTTACGGCGGTCCTGATCCCCGCCGAAGCCGCCGCGGAGGGCGGTCCGGCGAACGGTCGGGCGATGGCCTACCTCGCCCACGAGTACCTCGGCGACGGCTTCGGGACGGTCTACGATGTCTCGACCATCGCCATCCTCTGGTTTGCCGGAGCGTCCGCGATGGCCGGGCTCCTGAACATCGTGCCGCGTTACCTGCCGCGCTACGGGATGTCGCCGGAGTGGGGGCGGGCGGTACGCCCGATGGTGCTGGTCTACACGGCGGTCGCCTTTGTCGTGACCATCATCTTCGGGGCGAGCGTGGACGCTCAGGCCGGGGCCTACGCGACGGGGGTGCTCGCGATGATGACCTCCGCCGCCGTAGCCGTTACGCTCGCGGCCTTCAGACGCGGAGACCGAAGGATGGGGCTGTTCTTCACCGTTGTATCGGCGGTCTTTGTCTACGCGCTGGTCGCCAACGAAGTGCAGAGGCCGGACGGGCTGTTGATCGCCCTCCTCTTTATCTTCGCCATCGTCGTGCTCTCTCTTATCTCCCGGGCGGCCCGCTCGACCGAGCTTCGCACCGAGCGCGTGGAACTCGACGACGAGGCTCGCCGCTTTATCCGGGAAGCCTCAGAAAGCGGCGCGCTGCACATCATCGCCCACCGCCGGCGGCGCGGCGACAGCCCCGGCGAGTACGCGGAGAAGCAGAGCGAGCAGCACGAGGACAACCACATCCCGCCGGGGGTGATGCTCTTTCTTGAGGTAGACGTCGCCGACCCGTCCGAGTTCGCCGACGTGGTGGAGGTTCGCGGCGTGGACATCGGCGGCTACCGCGTCCTGCGCGCCGAAAGCTCCACCGTCCCGAACGCCATCGCCGCCCTGCTGCTCTACCTGCGCGACGAGACCGGGCTCCGGCCGCACTGCTACTTCGGCTGGACGGAGGGGAACCCCATCCTCTACCTTCTGCGCTACCTGCTCTTCGGCGAGGGCGACACCGCCCCTGTCTGCCGCGAGGTCCTGCGCGAGGCCGAACCCGACCCGAAGAAACGCCCCGCCATCCACGTCGGGGGATAGTCGGGCTTATACCAGACTCCGCTGCTCCATCTCGCGGGCGAGGGTCCGCATGTGAGCGAGGTACTTCTCCTCACGGTGGTACTCGTTGAGCATGGAGATCCGGTAGAGGTCTTCAAGGTAGCGGGTTTCGAGACCAGAGATAAAGCCGTCGAAGGCGACCTCGTCTTCCTGCTCCAGGACGAACTTCGCGACCCGAACGTTCCAGCGAAAGTCGCCGGTCCCGGTTATAGCCCCTATATCATCGAGGGTGGTTACTTTGTGGTGGTTGATCTCGAACTCCGCCGCCGGATTCTCCCTGGCTACCTCCGGAGCCACGTCGCACAAAAACGCGACGGTCAGCGAGGCGAGACCGGGGATTCCCCCGAGGAAGTCGAGGAGCATGTCCTGCGTCGCGCCCGTTACCCGCACGTCGTCTATGACCACGAGGTGCGCCCCTTTGAGGCGGCGCGCGTCCACGCTCAGGCGGACGTTGCCGAGCATGAGCCGCCGCTCTTTCTCGCTCATCGTCGGGAAGTAGTGTTCGATGCTCGCCTGCCAGGGGTACTTGAAGATATGCAAAAGGCCCGCCGCTGGACGACCCGAAGCCGTCAGGACATGGTTGAGCCTGGTGAGGGTGTGATCCACCATGTTCGCCGCCGCCGTCGGGACGTACTTGTACGGAAACGACGCGAGCAGAACTCTGTCCGAGCGCATCGCCTCCGGGCGGAAAAGCTCCGATCTCTCGTTGAGCAACATCTCCGCAACCTCACGCCCGAACTTTCTCGTCCACCGTTCGTCACCGTGCTTGAAGAGGCTGTAACCGTCCGCTGAGAAAGACGTGTCCCAGCCCCGGATAACACCGTCGCCCCCGCGCACCAGACGGTGTACGGCATGCGTCTTCCGGGATACCTGAACCTGCCTGACCTCTCCCGGGGCCACAACGAAATCTTCTGGCATGATCTCCACGTTGCCACCCCCGACCCGTCGCTGCCTGGCTGATGCTCTTGATCCCGTCGCCGCTCTCGCCGCCCGGAACCGGCTCTCTTTCGTACCGAACTCTCCACGCTCCTCCCCGTTACGTCTCGGGTCGGATCACTTCTGCCGGGTTTACCTCGGCTCACCGAAAACTAAACTCGAAGGTCGAGAGGTTGTCGGGGCGCCCGCTGGATGCAGGCCTCGCCGTTTCGTAAGTTTCGTGAGACACGAGATCGAGAGTCCGGGAAAATATCGTCGGGTAGCGGCCGGTGGACGAGCCGGAAGCGCGTGAAGTTTCGTCTCTTGCCAGACAGATGTAGCCTGTAGCGAGCAGGAGTGGCTCGTCTCTCAGGCCTCCTTCGTTACGCCCGAGATAACGCCCCGCCAGAATTCGTCGCGTTCGCCGGGGACGTAGGGCATGTAGAGGGCGAGCCGGTCAACGAGGCCGCCGTAGCGCTCGACAAGGGCCGGACCTATCTCATCCGGCGCGCCCTCGACCGCAAAGGCCGCGAGCATCTCGTCGGTTACGAGCGCCGGCATCTCGGCCCACTTTTTCTCCCGGGCGAGCCCGGACAGCCGCTCGCCGACCTCGCCCCAGCCGTGAACCTCCAGCACCGTCCGGTAGGTCGGGGTGGAGGCGTAGAAGGCGGTCTGCTGGCGCATCGCCCGGCGCTGCTCCTCGAGCCGTCGCCCGTCCTCTCCGGTGATAACAAAGACGGGGACGGCGAGTTTGATCTCCTCTTCCCGACGCCCGGCCTTCTTTGCGCCCTCGGCGATGGCGGGTTTCACGACCTGCCGCAGGTAGTCCGGCGAGTGGAACGGGTGGACGTGGAAGCCGTCCGAGACCTCCCCGGCGAGCCTCGCCAGAGCCGTGTTCACCCCGGCGATGTAGATCGGGATCTCGGGGCGCTCAACCGGGCCGGGGTTGAAGAACGGGGTCATGAGCGTGTGCCGGTAGAACTCCCCCTCGTACTTCAGGGGGCCTTCGGTCTGGAACGACCCCCAGATGGCCCGCACGGCGAGGATGTAGTCCCGCAGCCTCGCCACCGGCCTGTCCCAGGGCATCGAGAACCGCCGCGTTATGTGCGCCTTGACCTGCGTCCCGAGCCCCAGGATAAACCGCCCGTCCGAAAGGGACTGCAGGTCCCAGGCCGTCTGGGCCGTCTCCATCGGGGACCGGGAGAACGCTATCGCGACCGAGGTGAGCAGGTCGAGCCTTTCGGTGGCGTCGGCGGCGAGGGCAAGCGGAATAAAGCCGTCGTGCTTGGTCTCCGACGAGACGATGCCGGAGAAGCCGAGCTCGTCGGCGGCTCGGGAGATACGCCTCACGTCTTTCAGGTAGTCTCCCTCGACCCCGAGGTTTACATCGAGCTTGAGGGCGGGCATCAGCCCGCGTCCGGGATAAGGATAAGCTTCCCGGTGGTCCTTCGGCCCTGCAAGTCTTCGTGGGCCCTTTTTGCGTCTTCGAGGGCGTACGTGCCGCCGATGCGTATGTCGAGGGTGCCGTTGCCGATCCAGGAGAGAACGCTCTCCGCCCGCCAGAGAAGTTCCTCTCTGGTCTGCGTGTACTGCCCAAGCGCGGGCCGCGTTACGTACAGGCCGCCTTTCTGGTTCAAGACCTGAAGGTCAACGGGTGGCACCGGGCCGCTCGACGCCCCGAAGAGAACGAGCATCCCGCGCGGTTTCAGGCAGTCGAGGCTCCTGTCGAAGGTGTCCCTGCCGACCGAGTCGTAGACTACGTCCGCGCCCGCGCCGTCGGTCAGGCGGTCTACCTCGGCGGCGAAGTCCACGTCGCGGTAGAGGATCACCTCATCGGCCCCTGCCCCTCTGGCGAGCTTTGCTTTCTCCTCGCTCCCGGCGGTCCCGATAACCTGCGCGCCGAGCATCTTCGCCATCTGGCAGACGAGCAGGCCGACGCCCCCGGCGGCGGCGTGGATAACCATGGTGTGGCCCTTCTTCAGGGGGAAGGTCGAGTGGGTGAGGTAGTGGGCGGTCATCCCCTGGAGCATCGCCGCCGCGGCGACCCGAGCCTCGACGAGCGTTACGTTCACCGGGACGGCCCTGTCCTGAGCAACTACCGCGTACTCGGCGTAGAGCCCGACCCCGGCGGCGGTCGCAACGTAGTCCCCGACCTCGAAGTTCGTGACGCCCTCCCCGACCTCTACGACCTCGCCCGCCCCCTCGGAGCCGGGGGTGTAGGGGAGGTTCATCGGGTAGATCCCCTCGCGCTGGTAGGTCTCTATGTAGTTGATCCCGGTGGCGGAGACC
This sequence is a window from Rubrobacter indicoceani. Protein-coding genes within it:
- a CDS encoding NADPH:quinone oxidoreductase family protein: MKALRVHELGEPENVLKLEEVEDPTPKEGEVLVEVEAASLNFFDILLCRGEYQERPELPFSPGGEVAGTVAGTDRRVITTPSPTGGFAQKVVAGENDLFDIPDSLPAEKAAAMHIIYQTAHFALHRRGRLRAGETVVVNAGAGGVGSAAIQLAKAAGATVFATAGGPEKVEVCRTLGADRVFDYRAADLKEIVLSVKAATGGRGADVIFDPVGGDVFDASRRMIGFEGRLLVIGFAGGRIAEAPTNHALVKNYSVVGVHWGLYRTRAPHLVHETHRELMRLYGAGEIDPLVHSVVPFAEVPEALVRLGSRGTHGKLVTTPG
- a CDS encoding CBS and ACT domain-containing protein; amino-acid sequence: MLKVRDSMTREVATLAPEASVAQAWQLLREREVRHIPIVEGGRLVGLVSDRDLRDASPVRKSDDGGEDENVFGWASMRDIMTTKPVTISPFDTIEHAAREIYDRRIGCLPVVEGGDLAGIITSSDMMRTLIELFGAGKPGVWLEVEVSDEPGALAGIVDAISDRHVNLASVFVAPGHRVSDKVIALRLETTNPKGIVGALEDAGYAVETVESTAEVNTSHEEI
- a CDS encoding NAD-dependent epimerase/dehydratase family protein, yielding MKVLVTGSRGKVGRATVAALLAKGHEVRAADVAPPTFEREVEGDPDEYIQADLTDAGSTFALARGVDAVIHAGAIPEPTAHPPHVVFQNNLMGVFNMLEAAIRFRVPRFVNVSSETVPGFFFPERPFYPDYLPVDEEHPIRPQDPYATAKHFSEQLMDAGVRRSDIRAISIRPCWVQHEGNYERNLGPQVRDASVLSPNFWSYIDVYDLADALVLAAESDLPGHEVFYIASPDNVGNRDLREMVEKYYPEEDIEIRDLERRDASGITCRKAMDLLGYAPKRTWSDYLDENGETKPGVGGR
- a CDS encoding amino acid transporter produces the protein MTGWLLARKVQEVGGPESSRSEEEAKPWWQIVCLTGVDYFSTLGYIPGIALFAAGALSPIATLLIVLLTLFGMLPMYRRVATESPNGQGSIAMLERLLSFWKGKVFVLVLLGFVATAWLVTITLSAADATAHVVENPFVPEFVRGQRVLITLVLLALLGGIFLKGFREAIGVAVPVVAVFLTVNLIAVSVGFYEIFTTPGSLLSWRDALFAEAPNPLLMFAAAMLVFPQLALGLSGFETGVSMMPLVRGDPGDRPDHPTGRIRNTGKMLMVAALIMSFFLLTTSFVTAVLIPAEAAAEGGPANGRAMAYLAHEYLGDGFGTVYDVSTIAILWFAGASAMAGLLNIVPRYLPRYGMSPEWGRAVRPMVLVYTAVAFVVTIIFGASVDAQAGAYATGVLAMMTSAAVAVTLAAFRRGDRRMGLFFTVVSAVFVYALVANEVQRPDGLLIALLFIFAIVVLSLISRAARSTELRTERVELDDEARRFIREASESGALHIIAHRRRRGDSPGEYAEKQSEQHEDNHIPPGVMLFLEVDVADPSEFADVVEVRGVDIGGYRVLRAESSTVPNAIAALLLYLRDETGLRPHCYFGWTEGNPILYLLRYLLFGEGDTAPVCREVLREAEPDPKKRPAIHVGG
- a CDS encoding phosphoribosyltransferase family protein, coding for MPEDFVVAPGEVRQVQVSRKTHAVHRLVRGGDGVIRGWDTSFSADGYSLFKHGDERWTRKFGREVAEMLLNERSELFRPEAMRSDRVLLASFPYKYVPTAAANMVDHTLTRLNHVLTASGRPAAGLLHIFKYPWQASIEHYFPTMSEKERRLMLGNVRLSVDARRLKGAHLVVIDDVRVTGATQDMLLDFLGGIPGLASLTVAFLCDVAPEVARENPAAEFEINHHKVTTLDDIGAITGTGDFRWNVRVAKFVLEQEDEVAFDGFISGLETRYLEDLYRISMLNEYHREEKYLAHMRTLAREMEQRSLV
- a CDS encoding TIGR03617 family F420-dependent LLM class oxidoreductase encodes the protein MPALKLDVNLGVEGDYLKDVRRISRAADELGFSGIVSSETKHDGFIPLALAADATERLDLLTSVAIAFSRSPMETAQTAWDLQSLSDGRFILGLGTQVKAHITRRFSMPWDRPVARLRDYILAVRAIWGSFQTEGPLKYEGEFYRHTLMTPFFNPGPVERPEIPIYIAGVNTALARLAGEVSDGFHVHPFHSPDYLRQVVKPAIAEGAKKAGRREEEIKLAVPVFVITGEDGRRLEEQRRAMRQQTAFYASTPTYRTVLEVHGWGEVGERLSGLAREKKWAEMPALVTDEMLAAFAVEGAPDEIGPALVERYGGLVDRLALYMPYVPGERDEFWRGVISGVTKEA
- a CDS encoding quinone oxidoreductase family protein; the encoded protein is MKAIKVEATGGPEVLSFRDVEVPRPGAGELLVKVSATGINYIETYQREGIYPMNLPYTPGSEGAGEVVEVGEGVTNFEVGDYVATAAGVGLYAEYAVVAQDRAVPVNVTLVEARVAAAAMLQGMTAHYLTHSTFPLKKGHTMVIHAAAGGVGLLVCQMAKMLGAQVIGTAGSEEKAKLARGAGADEVILYRDVDFAAEVDRLTDGAGADVVYDSVGRDTFDRSLDCLKPRGMLVLFGASSGPVPPVDLQVLNQKGGLYVTRPALGQYTQTREELLWRAESVLSWIGNGTLDIRIGGTYALEDAKRAHEDLQGRRTTGKLILIPDAG